In the Arthrobacter zhaoxinii genome, one interval contains:
- a CDS encoding alkaline phosphatase family protein → MKPVLLLDVVGLTALSLRHMPRLSKLAAAGWSSELATVLPAVTCTVQSTMLTGLAPSDHGIVGNGWYFRELGDVFFWRQHNKLVAGEKIWESARRKDPDYRAGNICWWYAMGMSTDITITPRPIYHADGRKSPDAYIRPPALHDELVSRNGEFPLFQYWGPGAGIQSTQWIIESTRHVMRSQAPELLMAYLPHLDYDLQRFGPGHPQATRAAAELDAALAPLLDEAESHGYAVIAVAEYGIEDAHLPVDINRVLRREGLLEVYVQDGKEQLDTWASRAFAVADHQVAHVYVQDAGDVARTADILRATRGIDEVLDRHAQARYGLDHERSGELAVIAEPGAWFTYYFWLDDARAPEYARGVDIHRKPGYDPGELFFDPADKLAKAKAGLNLIRKKAGLRYAMSTVPLNPAHVRGTHGRLPGSRNSTPVVISSEDRMPPFVEELMRGGKPIPAAAVKSLVLQTQGLPE, encoded by the coding sequence TTGAAACCGGTACTGCTGCTCGACGTCGTGGGACTCACTGCCCTGTCACTGCGGCACATGCCCCGTCTGTCCAAACTCGCTGCGGCGGGGTGGTCATCCGAACTGGCTACCGTCCTTCCGGCCGTCACCTGCACAGTCCAGTCCACTATGCTCACCGGCCTGGCGCCGTCGGACCACGGGATTGTCGGCAACGGCTGGTATTTCCGCGAATTGGGGGACGTCTTCTTTTGGCGCCAGCACAACAAGCTGGTCGCCGGGGAAAAGATCTGGGAAAGTGCCCGGCGCAAAGATCCGGATTACCGCGCCGGCAACATCTGCTGGTGGTACGCCATGGGCATGTCAACGGACATAACAATAACTCCCCGCCCGATCTATCACGCGGACGGAAGGAAATCTCCGGACGCCTATATCCGCCCACCGGCGCTGCATGACGAATTAGTGTCCCGAAACGGCGAATTTCCGCTGTTCCAGTACTGGGGCCCGGGCGCCGGCATTCAATCGACGCAATGGATCATTGAGTCCACAAGACACGTCATGCGAAGCCAGGCACCGGAGCTCCTCATGGCGTATCTTCCGCATCTCGATTATGACCTGCAGCGGTTTGGCCCCGGCCATCCCCAGGCCACCCGCGCCGCTGCCGAGCTCGATGCTGCACTTGCTCCGTTGCTGGATGAAGCCGAGAGCCACGGGTACGCGGTCATCGCTGTGGCCGAGTACGGGATCGAAGACGCGCACTTACCCGTGGACATCAACCGGGTGCTGCGCAGGGAAGGCCTGCTGGAGGTCTATGTGCAGGACGGCAAGGAGCAACTGGATACGTGGGCCTCCCGCGCCTTTGCCGTCGCGGACCACCAGGTGGCGCACGTCTACGTCCAGGATGCAGGCGACGTTGCCCGTACGGCGGATATCCTCAGGGCGACCCGGGGGATCGATGAAGTCCTGGACCGTCATGCCCAGGCGAGGTACGGGCTGGACCATGAGCGGTCCGGAGAGCTCGCCGTCATTGCCGAGCCGGGCGCCTGGTTCACGTACTATTTCTGGCTGGATGATGCCCGTGCGCCCGAATACGCACGCGGCGTGGATATCCATCGAAAGCCGGGGTATGACCCGGGCGAACTCTTCTTCGACCCGGCTGACAAGCTCGCGAAGGCCAAGGCAGGCCTGAACCTGATCAGGAAAAAAGCCGGGCTGCGCTATGCCATGAGCACCGTGCCCTTGAACCCGGCGCACGTCCGGGGGACGCACGGAAGGCTTCCCGGCTCCCGCAACAGCACTCCGGTGGTGATCTCTTCCGAGGACCGGATGCCGCCTTTTGTCGAAGAGCTGATGCGCGGGGGAAAGCCTATCCCTGCTGCAGCGGTCAAGTCCCTCGTCCTCCAGACACAGGGACTGCCTGAATGA
- a CDS encoding ABC transporter permease — protein sequence MSEPNTTVANPADSPAGGTGTARSNPLKGALGGSLGRSLGLVIALALLFVVGAVTSGDRFLNVENLLTILRLASVIGVISIGVTFVITAGGIDLSVGSVMGLATVVATMTSIQLAAAESSWLLMVLVPLAVGAGVGLLNGVVIAYGNVVAFIATLATLVAARGVAELISGRSTQIVTNRDFLKVMRGEFLGVPVLVWIFIVAAATGWFLLNRTTFGRRTVAIGGNREASRLAGIKVNRHLVTLYVLSGLCAGIAGVMMLGRTTAGTSTHGLLYELDAIAAVVVGGTLLIGGRGTIMGTVLGVLIFSTLTNVFTQNNLDTSVQAIVKGLIIVVAVLLQQRFASTRPSKRGG from the coding sequence GTGAGCGAGCCAAACACCACTGTCGCTAATCCGGCCGATAGCCCCGCCGGCGGCACCGGCACTGCCAGGTCGAACCCGCTGAAAGGCGCCCTCGGCGGTTCCCTGGGACGCAGCCTTGGGCTGGTCATTGCACTGGCCCTGCTCTTCGTGGTGGGGGCCGTCACGAGCGGCGACCGGTTCCTGAATGTGGAGAACCTACTCACCATCCTGCGGCTTGCGTCCGTCATCGGCGTCATCAGCATTGGCGTCACCTTCGTGATTACGGCCGGGGGCATCGACCTTTCCGTGGGGTCCGTCATGGGTCTGGCAACGGTGGTCGCCACCATGACGAGCATCCAACTCGCGGCAGCCGAATCATCGTGGCTGCTTATGGTCCTGGTTCCCCTCGCGGTCGGCGCGGGAGTCGGGCTGTTGAACGGGGTGGTGATTGCCTACGGAAACGTGGTTGCCTTTATCGCCACGCTCGCGACGCTTGTGGCAGCACGAGGCGTAGCTGAACTCATCTCCGGCCGGAGCACCCAAATCGTGACGAACCGGGACTTCCTCAAGGTCATGAGGGGAGAGTTCCTTGGCGTTCCGGTCCTCGTGTGGATTTTCATTGTGGCGGCTGCAACGGGTTGGTTCCTGCTGAACCGCACCACCTTCGGCCGGAGGACCGTTGCAATTGGAGGAAACCGTGAAGCGTCCCGCCTGGCAGGCATAAAGGTCAATCGGCACTTGGTCACGCTGTACGTTCTCTCCGGACTCTGCGCCGGCATTGCCGGAGTCATGATGCTTGGCCGAACGACGGCAGGAACCTCCACCCACGGGCTGCTCTACGAACTCGACGCGATCGCCGCCGTCGTCGTCGGAGGAACCCTGCTTATCGGCGGCCGAGGAACAATTATGGGCACGGTCCTCGGTGTGCTCATTTTCAGCACCCTCACCAACGTCTTCACGCAAAACAACCTGGACACCTCTGTCCAGGCCATCGTGAAAGGCTTGATCATCGTGGTCGCGGTCCTCCTTCAGCAGCGTTTCGCTTCCACACGGCCATCCAAGCGGGGAGGATAG
- a CDS encoding polyprenyl synthetase family protein → MNFLNTEYAVETDTDLGLVEDVLDWFFTDAKLRAVSVHPAYLSLWEAIERSAASGKRFRPRLLLLAYRQLGGMDSAAAARLGAAYELLHNAFLIHDDVIDRDVMRHGVPNVSGHYSNKARRAGASAAAAQHAGMASGLLAGDLVLAGAYRLHGSVETCPKVREELNGILDYAVFSTIGGELLDVEFARAAEMPSPEEIRTVARHKTSVYSFEAPLQAGAVLAGATASVAATLAAFGRDAGIAYQIADDVLGVFGQEQHTGKTNWGDLREGKRTAMLSYAATKPQWKQISELIGSDRMTAAEAQWVRALLRDCGAQEHAVQLASEHAQAALKQLGDEVPAGLGDSLESLLSSVLAGLHSL, encoded by the coding sequence GTGAACTTCCTTAACACAGAGTACGCAGTGGAAACGGATACCGACCTGGGTCTGGTTGAAGATGTGCTGGACTGGTTTTTCACCGATGCCAAGCTGCGCGCGGTCTCCGTCCATCCGGCCTACCTCAGCCTTTGGGAAGCCATCGAACGGAGCGCCGCCAGCGGAAAACGCTTTCGCCCCCGCCTTCTTCTGCTGGCTTACCGCCAGCTGGGAGGAATGGATTCCGCCGCCGCGGCCAGGCTCGGCGCCGCCTACGAACTCCTCCACAACGCGTTCCTCATCCATGACGACGTCATCGACAGGGACGTCATGAGGCACGGCGTACCCAACGTTTCGGGGCACTACAGCAACAAGGCCCGGCGCGCGGGCGCTTCCGCCGCGGCCGCCCAGCATGCCGGCATGGCCTCCGGGCTCCTTGCCGGAGACCTCGTCCTTGCCGGAGCCTACCGCCTCCACGGAAGCGTGGAAACGTGCCCCAAGGTCAGGGAGGAACTCAACGGCATTCTGGACTACGCAGTTTTTTCCACGATCGGCGGAGAGCTCCTGGATGTCGAATTTGCCCGGGCGGCGGAGATGCCCTCACCGGAGGAGATCCGGACAGTGGCCCGCCACAAGACTTCCGTCTACTCCTTTGAAGCGCCGCTTCAGGCCGGCGCAGTACTGGCCGGAGCCACGGCCTCCGTTGCAGCAACACTCGCAGCCTTCGGGCGCGACGCCGGGATTGCCTACCAGATTGCCGATGACGTTCTCGGGGTTTTCGGGCAGGAACAGCACACCGGAAAGACGAACTGGGGAGACCTCAGGGAAGGTAAGCGGACAGCCATGCTCTCCTACGCGGCGACGAAACCTCAGTGGAAGCAGATTTCGGAACTTATAGGCTCAGACCGGATGACGGCTGCGGAGGCCCAATGGGTCCGTGCCCTGCTGAGGGATTGCGGGGCACAGGAGCACGCGGTCCAGCTGGCATCCGAACATGCACAGGCCGCCCTCAAGCAGTTGGGAGACGAAGTGCCGGCCGGGCTGGGCGACAGCCTGGAAAGCCTCCTGTCTTCAGTTCTTGCCGGTCTGCATTCGCTCTGA
- the eboE gene encoding metabolite traffic protein EboE: MQLSYCTNVHPAEDLDGVIRQLRNYAGPVRRRAGLDVLGVGLWLPAGLAGRLAGSAADIAVLREVLSEQGLQIHTLNAFPYGGFHNEVVKTDVYKPTWAQRERLQYTLECAEVLAALLPDGTPGSISTLPLGWRDPWTADDDAAAVTAFAELCEGLRTLKERTGKMVRIAVEPEPGCVLDTVSDVAQWLAARIPRGIDPDYVGLCIDTCHLAVSFADPVAAVRSVGAAGLRIVKVQASAALHVAAPADAAARTALEAFAEPRYLHQVRELRRDGTVLMADDLPEALSELPGRGPWRVHFHMPLHLVPALPLETTAEVLEMTVAEVGSLPYGQDAHLDIETYTWSVLPGKPADLVEGIAGEIAWARSRLLAPAPRQPCLPLET; encoded by the coding sequence ATGCAGCTTTCCTACTGCACCAACGTGCATCCGGCGGAGGATCTCGACGGGGTCATCCGGCAGCTCCGGAACTATGCCGGCCCTGTCCGCCGCAGGGCAGGACTGGACGTTCTCGGTGTAGGGCTGTGGCTGCCTGCAGGGCTCGCCGGCCGTCTGGCGGGAAGCGCCGCGGACATCGCTGTGCTTCGGGAGGTCCTCTCCGAGCAGGGCCTGCAGATCCATACCTTGAACGCATTTCCCTACGGCGGCTTCCACAACGAGGTAGTGAAGACAGACGTGTACAAGCCCACATGGGCACAACGGGAGCGGTTGCAGTACACGCTGGAGTGCGCGGAGGTCCTTGCCGCCCTGCTGCCGGACGGCACCCCGGGGTCAATCTCCACGCTGCCTCTGGGGTGGCGTGATCCCTGGACGGCCGACGACGACGCCGCCGCCGTTACGGCGTTCGCTGAGCTGTGTGAAGGTCTGCGAACGCTGAAGGAGCGCACAGGGAAGATGGTCCGCATAGCTGTGGAACCGGAACCGGGATGCGTGCTCGATACTGTCTCGGATGTTGCGCAATGGCTGGCAGCGCGCATCCCGAGAGGCATCGATCCCGATTACGTCGGCCTGTGCATCGACACCTGCCACCTGGCGGTGTCCTTCGCCGACCCGGTTGCAGCCGTCCGCAGCGTCGGCGCAGCGGGCCTGCGCATCGTCAAAGTCCAGGCTTCCGCCGCACTGCACGTGGCCGCGCCCGCAGATGCGGCCGCCCGCACCGCGCTCGAGGCATTCGCGGAACCGCGCTACCTGCACCAGGTCCGGGAGCTGCGACGCGACGGGACCGTGCTGATGGCAGACGACTTGCCGGAGGCGCTCAGCGAGCTGCCGGGCAGAGGCCCATGGAGAGTCCATTTCCACATGCCGCTGCACCTGGTGCCGGCCCTTCCGCTGGAGACGACGGCGGAGGTGCTGGAAATGACTGTGGCTGAAGTCGGCAGCCTGCCGTACGGGCAGGACGCGCACCTGGACATCGAAACCTACACCTGGAGTGTCCTGCCCGGGAAACCAGCCGATCTCGTGGAAGGAATCGCAGGAGAAATCGCCTGGGCCCGGTCCCGGCTCCTGGCTCCGGCGCCCCGACAGCCATGCCTACCCCTTGAGACCTAA
- a CDS encoding ROK family protein, which produces MTSPTQGKNTARTYLGSNRDSNRQHNLSTVLQLVHSTAGVSRAQLTRTTGLNRSTIGALVSELSQLGLVVESDIDQAQQHGRPSRMIEPSPATLALSVNPDVDVVSVALVSLGGRIVNAVRFHTVRAPSVIEVVNIVSAVYTGMRTALPPGHRVVGVGLAVPGLVEPGGGKVIEAPHLGWRDEPLPALLSDALQLKTVSANDAVVGAIAQAAFGAGQDVPDLVYLYGGASGIGGGIMSGGHLLRGATGFAGQLGHTHVRTNGAACTCGSRGCLEAEVTREALIEAIGLPAGETENLEEILMEKLMDGSDADGVRSVIQRQVELLAVGLKTVISLVNPSVVVLGGFLRILVRAAPGALDEALHGSGTRGPWDNVRIELAPLGDDPILIGAAELVFEPLLSDPAGFLQTPADE; this is translated from the coding sequence ATGACTTCCCCAACACAGGGCAAAAACACGGCACGCACGTATCTCGGCAGCAACAGGGATTCGAACCGCCAGCACAACCTCTCAACAGTGCTGCAGCTCGTGCACTCCACCGCTGGCGTATCCCGCGCCCAGCTCACGCGGACCACTGGACTCAACCGTTCCACCATTGGGGCGCTGGTCTCCGAGCTGTCACAGCTGGGGCTCGTGGTCGAAAGTGACATTGACCAGGCCCAGCAGCACGGCCGTCCGAGCAGGATGATCGAGCCGAGTCCCGCCACCCTGGCCTTGTCCGTCAACCCGGACGTCGACGTCGTCAGCGTTGCCCTAGTCTCCCTGGGCGGCCGCATCGTCAACGCGGTCCGTTTCCACACCGTCAGGGCTCCGTCAGTTATCGAAGTGGTGAATATCGTGTCCGCGGTCTACACAGGAATGCGTACTGCACTGCCGCCCGGGCACCGCGTCGTGGGTGTCGGACTCGCCGTTCCCGGGCTGGTGGAACCCGGCGGCGGAAAAGTCATAGAGGCGCCGCATCTCGGCTGGCGGGACGAGCCGCTTCCCGCACTGCTCAGCGACGCGCTCCAGTTGAAGACAGTCAGCGCCAACGACGCCGTAGTGGGTGCCATTGCACAGGCGGCCTTTGGAGCCGGACAGGATGTTCCGGATCTGGTGTACCTCTACGGCGGGGCAAGCGGGATTGGCGGCGGAATCATGAGCGGCGGCCATCTGCTGAGGGGTGCAACCGGGTTCGCCGGGCAGCTGGGCCACACACATGTGCGCACAAACGGTGCCGCATGCACCTGCGGTTCCCGTGGCTGCCTCGAGGCCGAGGTCACCAGGGAAGCGCTCATCGAGGCAATCGGGCTGCCGGCCGGCGAGACCGAGAACCTTGAAGAAATCCTCATGGAAAAGCTTATGGACGGTTCCGACGCCGATGGGGTGCGTTCGGTGATCCAGCGGCAGGTCGAATTGCTCGCTGTGGGATTGAAAACGGTGATCAGCCTCGTCAACCCCTCAGTTGTGGTGCTGGGAGGGTTCCTTCGCATCTTGGTCCGTGCCGCGCCCGGCGCCCTGGACGAGGCGCTGCACGGGTCCGGAACCCGCGGGCCCTGGGACAACGTGAGAATCGAGCTTGCTCCGCTTGGGGACGATCCCATCCTGATAGGAGCAGCGGAGCTGGTTTTCGAACCCCTGCTGTCAGATCCGGCAGGCTTCCTGCAAACGCCGGCAGACGAATAA
- a CDS encoding TatD family hydrolase, translating to MRIFDPHIHMTSRTTDDYAALYANGVRALVEPAFWLGQPRTSVGSFIDYFDSLLGWERFRASQFGIRHHATIALNPKEANDPRCVPVLDEIPRYLAKDGVVAVGEIGFDSMTPAEDEAFIRQLELAHEFSLPALVHTPHREKLLGTRRTLDIIRESALAPSMVVVDHLNETNVGMVKDAGAWMGFSIYPDTKMDEQRLVAILHEYGTDKVLVNSAADWGKSDPLKTVSTAKAMLTGGFSADDVDRVLWQNPVDFYGQSGQLILEPIPGFDGADLGGAGATFEGNSLLRGVRA from the coding sequence ATGCGCATATTCGATCCGCATATCCACATGACCAGCCGCACGACCGATGACTATGCCGCGCTCTATGCCAACGGGGTGCGGGCCTTGGTCGAGCCCGCCTTCTGGTTGGGACAGCCCAGGACCAGCGTTGGATCGTTCATCGACTATTTTGATTCCCTGCTGGGCTGGGAGCGGTTCCGGGCCTCCCAGTTCGGCATCCGCCACCACGCCACGATCGCCCTCAACCCCAAGGAAGCAAACGATCCCAGATGCGTGCCCGTCCTGGACGAGATTCCCCGATACCTGGCGAAGGACGGCGTCGTGGCGGTCGGAGAGATCGGCTTTGACTCAATGACCCCCGCCGAGGATGAGGCGTTCATCCGCCAACTGGAACTGGCCCACGAGTTTTCCCTCCCCGCGCTGGTGCACACCCCGCACCGGGAGAAGCTTTTGGGCACGCGCCGCACACTGGACATCATTCGTGAGTCAGCGCTTGCTCCTTCGATGGTCGTGGTGGACCACCTCAATGAGACGAACGTAGGCATGGTGAAGGACGCCGGAGCGTGGATGGGGTTCTCCATCTACCCGGACACCAAGATGGACGAGCAACGCCTGGTCGCGATCCTCCACGAGTATGGAACCGACAAGGTGCTGGTTAACTCTGCGGCGGATTGGGGCAAGTCCGACCCGCTCAAGACGGTGAGCACGGCGAAAGCCATGCTCACCGGTGGGTTCTCGGCGGACGACGTCGACCGGGTCCTGTGGCAGAATCCGGTCGACTTCTACGGCCAGAGCGGACAGCTGATCCTCGAACCGATCCCCGGTTTCGACGGCGCTGACCTCGGGGGAGCGGGGGCTACGTTCGAAGGCAACTCACTGCTGCGGGGTGTCCGCGCCTAA
- a CDS encoding PQQ-dependent sugar dehydrogenase: MTVTRRGLAQSPGHRTDASKTSAKRARRGSMALALAALMAVSLAVAPAQAKPRPGAPATPPPDSAFQKVTLNDFPGEPVDLAVLPNKDVLHTTRQGEVWLNDSSTGLNTLAGTLDVYEHDEEGLQSIAIDPKFGQRGHNWVYMYYSPPLDTPVDDPATPGVNEGDAPATGTPADFEPFKGYLQLSRFRFDGATIDLASEQRMLEVPVDRGLCCHVGGDIVFDAQGNLYLSTGDDTNPFSSGGYAPLDERPESNPAYDAQRTSANTNDLRGKVLRITPQRDGGYTIPRGNLFRRGTPLTRPEIYVMGLRNPFRIELDRKTGELFIADYSPDAGTADPLRGPAGTGKWAVVTEPSNYGWPYCATAELPYVDYDFATNTSGAAFDCSAPVNESPNNTGLRELPPVAQPEVWYSYDVSETFPELGTGGIGPMAGPVYNFDKRASKGRDSVAWPRYYDGKSFMYEWTRDYIKAMTMRRGELVSIEDVVSSIVVDNPMDMEFGPDGAMYVLEYGDGYFGENPDAQLSRIDYIGEGGNHSPVAVASGTPTVGLPPLTVQFSSAGTTDADGDRLRYAWDFNSDGVVDSRDPNPTYTYEEIGTYRASLQVTDRGGRHGGKSSSAEVVVEVGNQAPVVEFVTPVAGQTFQFGDTVSYEVLVTDDQPVDCSSVQVTYILGHDAHGHPQTSTSGCTGTITTTVPAGHDPGTDNLAGVFSATYTDGGEGGTGPLTGTAEVVLTPSN, encoded by the coding sequence ATGACAGTCACAAGACGCGGGTTAGCCCAATCACCCGGGCATCGGACGGATGCCAGCAAAACCTCGGCCAAACGTGCACGCCGCGGCAGCATGGCGCTGGCGCTGGCCGCGCTGATGGCCGTATCGCTTGCGGTAGCTCCGGCACAGGCGAAGCCGCGGCCGGGAGCACCCGCAACACCTCCGCCGGACTCGGCGTTCCAGAAAGTAACCCTCAACGATTTCCCGGGCGAACCTGTCGACCTTGCGGTGCTGCCCAATAAGGACGTCCTGCACACCACCCGCCAGGGTGAGGTATGGCTGAACGATTCCTCGACGGGCCTCAATACCCTGGCGGGGACACTCGACGTCTATGAGCATGACGAAGAAGGTCTGCAGAGCATCGCGATTGATCCGAAGTTCGGGCAGAGGGGCCACAACTGGGTCTACATGTATTATTCCCCGCCCCTGGATACGCCGGTTGATGACCCGGCAACCCCGGGTGTCAATGAAGGCGATGCGCCTGCCACGGGTACGCCGGCGGATTTTGAGCCCTTCAAGGGCTACCTCCAGCTGTCGAGGTTCCGGTTCGACGGTGCCACCATCGACCTGGCCAGCGAACAGCGGATGCTGGAGGTTCCCGTAGACCGTGGCCTCTGCTGCCATGTTGGGGGCGACATTGTCTTCGACGCCCAGGGGAACCTTTACCTCTCTACGGGCGACGACACCAATCCCTTCTCGTCGGGCGGCTACGCCCCGCTCGACGAACGGCCCGAAAGCAACCCGGCGTACGATGCCCAGCGGACCTCAGCCAACACAAACGATCTTCGCGGCAAGGTGCTGCGGATAACCCCCCAAAGGGACGGCGGATACACCATCCCCAGGGGAAATCTCTTCAGGCGGGGGACTCCTCTCACCCGTCCTGAAATCTACGTCATGGGACTGCGCAACCCGTTCCGGATTGAACTGGACCGGAAAACCGGCGAGCTCTTCATTGCGGATTATTCACCCGACGCCGGCACCGCCGATCCCCTCCGGGGTCCGGCAGGAACCGGCAAATGGGCAGTTGTGACAGAGCCGTCCAACTACGGCTGGCCCTACTGCGCCACCGCGGAGCTCCCTTATGTGGACTACGACTTCGCCACCAATACCTCCGGTGCGGCGTTCGACTGTTCGGCACCCGTCAACGAGTCGCCCAACAACACGGGCCTGCGCGAGTTGCCCCCGGTAGCCCAGCCTGAGGTCTGGTATTCCTACGACGTTTCCGAGACCTTCCCGGAACTGGGGACCGGCGGAATCGGCCCGATGGCCGGCCCGGTCTACAACTTCGATAAGAGGGCGAGCAAGGGCCGGGATTCCGTTGCCTGGCCGCGATACTACGACGGCAAGTCGTTCATGTACGAGTGGACGCGTGACTACATCAAGGCGATGACCATGAGGAGGGGCGAGCTCGTCTCGATCGAGGACGTTGTCAGCTCGATCGTGGTCGACAACCCCATGGATATGGAGTTCGGCCCTGACGGTGCGATGTATGTGCTGGAGTACGGTGACGGGTATTTCGGTGAGAACCCGGACGCCCAGCTCTCCCGCATCGACTACATCGGCGAGGGCGGGAACCACAGCCCGGTAGCCGTGGCTTCCGGTACTCCCACGGTGGGCCTGCCTCCCCTGACCGTCCAGTTCTCCAGCGCGGGCACTACGGACGCCGACGGCGACAGGCTGCGCTACGCATGGGACTTCAACTCCGATGGAGTGGTGGACTCGCGGGACCCCAATCCGACGTACACCTATGAAGAGATCGGGACCTACAGGGCAAGTCTTCAGGTGACCGATCGGGGCGGCAGGCACGGGGGTAAGTCCTCGTCCGCGGAGGTTGTTGTTGAAGTGGGCAATCAGGCGCCGGTGGTGGAGTTCGTGACGCCTGTTGCTGGTCAAACCTTCCAATTCGGTGACACCGTCAGCTACGAAGTCCTTGTCACGGATGACCAGCCGGTGGATTGCTCGAGTGTCCAGGTCACCTACATTCTGGGTCACGACGCCCACGGCCACCCGCAGACGAGCACCTCGGGCTGCACCGGGACCATCACCACCACCGTGCCCGCCGGGCATGATCCCGGGACCGACAACCTCGCGGGCGTCTTCAGCGCTACCTACACCGACGGCGGTGAGGGTGGAACGGGTCCGTTGACCGGTACTGCCGAAGTTGTTCTGACTCCCTCCAACTAA